In a single window of the Drosophila albomicans strain 15112-1751.03 chromosome 3, ASM965048v2, whole genome shotgun sequence genome:
- the LOC117566968 gene encoding DENN domain-containing protein 5B isoform X1, with translation MNDLEQRTQKTKKTKAAAVAATTTQADKQIMTTRENVASRLSKLMLNNSNSNTNNGSSTAQAATTTSTTTTASTTAASMVSMVQSPQSPGEQSELNQLKRDADPQFSRFADYFVICGLDLDTGLEPDRFAGDNLHCSPLDRAYKSKPLAHYPEHVTWNPFDAHGICMLSLPQGLRFRTQKHNIEPKFHSFATTREDGKRCYGFSLVFYEEIRNRNICGAIHTLQSMFITELSNGQQTHSLSRVKDGPVSRSLPRHFKVAGQAPQSAQSYYDISKDKLFVAKSISLICQAPYAFAAQLFLKNLYRCLPRQPGAGISLESYVYNILYEVMLPQPGKSIRVYLPPMEPHLAAIALILQRPSLSTELPLLDFPLRLLFSYLGVECVIQLLTCVLLESQVLLRSTDYQRLMIVGECITSLLFPFIWPHVYAPILPAALHHFLDAPVPFVMGLHAECEAAHKIGSEAALCFVDIDKKHIQLPEELPIFPHKMDFMAEIISVLDKFEIERDRAQEPNLKNGYGMRGGADAMISSCTLPNGLQAARRSKERFQQLQETVYTLGGPGGSPGQLPGVDYQPLVAHPSKIDHVPRIADFLRRKGGMRAAQASGSPVGSPTMSLSSSPVGIYHDVDAVDATLPPSRMGSLSRRSEKQKLSAVDQYYQDLRINNSLREIFLNRFAHMFHAYEYFVIYPNQAKDEWLSNRETLQNFDKSSFLSDQPEHHRAFLARFLESQMFATLIDNKILAMWEPQPDEQLQLFDQRIKLLRRRHGENMICATSYEPCVLSQDAQQGFEKRLNCIDIEVTPPSEILSNRAAYFRSFPLLEKGVLNQECASRGNSLRRVKNGNKWRAREISLDQKPTNSSTGGGGGGSNSNSNVAINRLSANLTTADVSPALIAQANWTFVERLLKDIKSKTKRMLLEKMGNEAVALGLKGDGIEENTLIASMCDLLEKIWSHGLQNKQGKSALWAHLQAYIELQEARGGAANSSNSVEPSTPVSSSPSSKMNIASASPALAWNAMRKRMDYLSTFQTDFESPPSPNRSRSRDRNKFVGLEQLCPLPESLEFDVKNVLAMADIKTHIGYTRAWVRLSLEKKLLSRHFRTLLSDESLLRSLYKRSAFLRCEEEKEQFLYHLLTLNTVDYFSFTNIYPTTKLPYRVVIFPSRKYGSYHTSSNVWIMVSGTMNETQRVPVPKGSLEFIFHYKNLGLLTTMRIGHDNSGQSHKWLVEQVVMRNEVTGHTYKFPCGRWLGKGVDDDSTERLLVGQRVSTSVKNAELVPPTRTPPRTRSPSVQRQESIAPSEIQHQLGNCVNVIVKWHYKPSRDRDVGTLTNLLCGDDGLVKCLEQVFLCGFRSSRFFGRNLYIWDYFTKIKELFEQNLQQELDDSASSMDSSFSNGSCNSLQRREVASIWRLYVQLMDEINGTASTLGKDGKFQLLICLSLREHLLTRLIKPMALTKVTQEMYEEESFLRRRNLLTFLIQILEPLDDCHIVLENSITQGIRIPSQC, from the exons ATGAACGATTTGGAGCAGCGAACgcagaagacgaagaagacaaaagcagcagcagtagcagcaacaacaacacaagcagACAAACAAATTATGACGACGCGTGAAAATGTTGCCAGCCGTCTGTCCAAATTGATGCTTAACAATAGCAATAGTAACACTAACAATGGCAGCTCAACAGCacaagctgcaacaacaacatcaacgacgacgacggcgtcgacaacagcagcttcGATGGTGTCCATGGTGCAATCACCGCAATCGCCTGGTGAACAATCCGAGTTGAATCAATTGAAACGCGATGCGGATCCGCAATTCTCGCGCTTTGCCGACTACTTTGTGATATGCGGTTTGGATCTGGACACGGGCCTGGAGCCCGATCGCTTTGCAG GCGATAATCTGCATTGTTCGCCGCTGGATCGTGCGTACAAGAGCAAACCATTGGCCCATTATCCGGAGCATGTGACCTGGAATCCATTTGATGCACACGGCATTTGCATG TTGTCGCTGCCCCAAGGATTGCGCTTTCGCACACAGAAGCACAACATTGAGCCGAAGTTTCATTCATTTGCGACGACACGCGAGGACGGCAAACGTTGCTATGGCTTCAGTTTGGTCTTCTACGAGGAGATACGCAATCGCAACATTTGCGGGGCCATCCACACGCTGCAGTCCATGTTCATCACGGAGCTATCGAATGGCCAGCAGACGCATTCGCTGAGCCGCGTCAAGGATGGCCCCGTGAGTCGTTCGTTGCCCAGGCACTTCAAGGTTGCCGGCCAGGCGCCGCAGTCGGCTCAGAGTTATTACGACATCAGCAAGGACAAACTGTTTGTGGCCAAGAGCATTTCATTGATTTGCCAAGCGCCCTACGCATTCGCCGCCCAGCTGTTTCTCAAGAACTTGTATCG TTGTCTTCCACGACAGCCTGGCGCTGGCATCAGTCTCGAGTCGTATGTCTACAACATATTGTATGAGGTGATGTTGCCACAGCCCGGCAAATCCATACGCGTCTATTTGCCACCCATGGAACCGCATCTGGCCGCGATTGCATTGATCCTGCAGCGTCCATCGCTGTCCACTGAACTGCCGCTGCTGGACTTTCCGCTGCGTCTGCTGTTCAGCTATTTGGGAGTGGAATGCGTCATCCAGCTGCTCACCTGTGTGCTCCTCGAGAGTCAGGTGCTGCTGCGCTCAACGG ACTACCAGCGATTGATGATTGTGGGCGAGTGCATTACTTCGTTGCTGTTTCCTTTTATTTGGCCACATGTGTATGCTCCCATTCTGCCCGCTGCACTGCATCATTTTCTGGACGCACCCGTTCCCTTTGTGATGGGTTTGCACGCAGAGTGCGAGGCGGCGCATAAGATTGGCAGCGAGGCGGCGTTATGCTTTGTAGACATTGACAAGAAGCACATACAGCTACCCGAGGAGTTGCCCATCTTCCCCCACAAGATGGACTTTATGGCAGAGATTATCTCGGTGCTGGACAAGTTTGAAATTGAACGGGATCGCGCCCAGGAACCGAACCTGAAGAATGGCTATGGAATGCGTGGCGGCGCCGATGCCATGATCTCCAGTTGCACGCTGCCCAACGGGCTGCAGGCGGCAAGGCGCAGCAAAGAGCGCTTCCAGCAGCTGCAGGAGACGGTGTATACGCTGGGTGGGCCAGGTGGTTCACCTGGACAGCTGCCAGGAGTGGACTATCAGCCACTGGTGGCGCATCCCTCGAAGATTGATCATGTGCCGCGCATTGCGGACTTTTTGCGACGCAAGGGCGGCATGAGAGCGGCACAAGCATCGGGATCCCCGGTGGGAAGTCCAACGATGTCGTTGTCCTCGTCGCCCGTGGGCATTTACCATGATGTGGATGCAGTGGACGCCACGTTGCCGCCATCGCGCATGGGCTCGTTGTCGCGTCGCTCGGAGAAACAAAAGCTTTCCGCCGTGGATCAATACTATCAGGATTTGCGCATCAATAACTCGCTGAGGGAGATCTTCTTGAATCGCTTTGCGCACATGTTTCATGCCTACGAATACTTTGTCATCTATCCCAATCAGGCCAAGGACGAATGGTTGTCGAATCGCGAAACGTTGCAGAACTTTGATAAGTCATCATTTCTGTCCGATCAGCCGGAGCATCATCGTGCGTTTCTGGCGCGCTTTCTAGAAtctcaaatgtttgccacgctCATTGACAACAAAATTCTGGCCATGTGGGAGCCACAGCCCgacgagcagctgcagctcttCGATCAGCGCATCAAGCTGTTGAG ACGTCGGCATGGCGAGAACATGATCTGCGCCACCAGCTATGAGCCGTGTGTGCTCAGCCAGGATGCGCAGCAGGGCTTCGAGAAGCGTCTCAATTGCATCGACATTGAGGTGACGCCGCCCAGCGAGATTCTCTCGAATCGCGCCGCCTACTTTCGCAGCTTCCCGTTGCTCGAGAAGGGCGTGCTGAATCAGGAGTGCGCCTCGAG AGGCAACAGCTTGCGGCGCGTCAAGAATGGCAACAAATGGCGTGCCCGGGAAATCTCATTGGATCAGAAGCCCACGAATAGCAGCAccggaggtggaggtggaggcaGCAATTCCAACTCAAATGTGGCCATCAATCGACTTTCTGCGAATCTCACCACGGCGGATGTGAGTCCAGCACTCATCGCCCAGGCCAACTGGACATTTGTGGAAAGGCTACTGAAG GACATCAAGTCGAAGACGAAGCGCATGCTGCTGGAGAAGATGGGCAACGAAGCTGTAGCCCTGGGCCTCAAAGGCGACGGCATCGAGGAGAACACGCTGATTGCCAGCATGTGTGATCTGCTCGAGAAGATTTGGTCACATGGACTGCAGAATAAGCAAGGCAAATCCGCACTCTGGGCGCATCTTCAGGCCTACATTGAGTTGCAGGAAGCACGCGGTGGTGCCGccaacagtagcaacagcgTGGAGCCATCGACTCCAGTTTCGAGTAGTCCCAGCAGCAAGATGAACATAGCCAGTGCATCCCCAGCACTCGCTTGGAATGCTATGCGAAAGCGCATGGATT ATCTGTCCACATTCCAAACCGATTTTGAGAGTCCGCCGAGTCCGAATCGCAGCCGATCGCGAGATCGCAACAAGTTTGTGGGCCTGGAACAGCTTTGTCCGCTGCCCGAATCGCTGGAGTTTGATGTCAA AAACGTGCTGGCCATGGCCGACATCAAGACGCACATTGGCTACACTCGCGCCTGGGTGCGTTTGTCTCTGGAGAAGAAGCTGCTCTCGCGTCACTTTCGCACTCTGCTCTCGGATGAGAGTCTGCTGCGTTCTCTCTACAAACGTTCCGCTTTTCTGCGCTgcgaggaggagaaggagcagTTCCTCTATCATCTGCTGACGCTGAATACCGTGGACTATTTTAGCTTTACCAACATCTATCCCACAACGA AGCTGCCCTATCGCGTTGTCATCTTCCCCTCGCGCAAATACGGCTCCTATCACACCTCGAGCAATGTGTGGATCATGGTCTCCGGCACCATGAACGAGACGCAGCGTGTGCCCGTGCCCAAGGGTTCGCTGGAGTTCATCTTCCAT TACAAAAATCTGGGTCTGCTGACAACGATGCGCATAGGACACGACAATTCGGGGCAGAGCCACAAGTGGCTGGTGGAGCAGGTGGTGATGCGCAATGAGGTCACCGGACACACCTATAA ATTCCCTTGTGGCCGCTGGCTGGGCAAGGGCGTGGATGATGATTCAACGGAGCGTTTGCTGGTCGGGCAACGTGTCTCGACAAGCGTCAAGAACGCGGAGCTGGTGCCGCCCACACGAACGCCACCGCGAACACGAAGTCCCAGTGTGCAGCGACAGGAATCGATTGCGCCATCGGAGATTCAGCATCAGCTGGGCAACTGCGTCAATGTGATTGTCAAGTGGCACTACAAACCGAGTAGAGATCGAGATGTGGGCACTCTGACGAATCTGCTGTGTGGCGACGATGGACTGGTAAAATGCCTGGAGCAGGTCTTTCTCTGTGGCTTCCGTTCGTCGCGCTTCTTTGGTCGCAATCTCTACATCTGGGATTACTTTA CGAAAATCAAAGAGCTGTTTGAACAGAATCTGCAACAGGAACTAGATGACTCGGCATCCAGCATGGATTCCTCCTTCAGCAatggcagctgcaacagcttGCAGCGTCGTGAGGTGGCCAGCATTTGGCGTCTCTATGTCCAGCTAATGGATGAGATCAACGGCACAGCGAGCACGCTGGGCAAAGATGGCAAATTTCAGCTGCTCATTTGCCTCAGTTTGCG AGAACATCTGTTGACTCGCCTAATTAAACCCATGGCACTGACAAAGGTCACTCAGGAGATGTACGAGGAGGAAAGCTTTTTGCGTCGACGCAATCTTTTGACATTTCTCATCCAGATACTGGAGCCGCTCGATGATTGCCACATTGTGTTGGAGAACTCCATAACCCAGGGCATACGCATTCCATCACAGTGCTGA
- the LOC117566968 gene encoding DENN domain-containing protein 5B isoform X2, producing MNDLEQRTQKTKKTKAAAVAATTTQADKQIMTTRENVASRLSKLMLNNSNSNTNNGSSTAQAATTTSTTTTASTTAASMVSMVQSPQSPGEQSELNQLKRDADPQFSRFADYFVICGLDLDTGLEPDRFAGDNLHCSPLDRAYKSKPLAHYPEHVTWNPFDAHGICMLSLPQGLRFRTQKHNIEPKFHSFATTREDGKRCYGFSLVFYEEIRNRNICGAIHTLQSMFITELSNGQQTHSLSRVKDGPVSRSLPRHFKVAGQAPQSAQSYYDISKDKLFVAKSISLICQAPYAFAAQLFLKNLYRCLPRQPGAGISLESYVYNILYEVMLPQPGKSIRVYLPPMEPHLAAIALILQRPSLSTELPLLDFPLRLLFSYLGVECVIQLLTCVLLESQVLLRSTDYQRLMIVGECITSLLFPFIWPHVYAPILPAALHHFLDAPVPFVMGLHAECEAAHKIGSEAALCFVDIDKKHIQLPEELPIFPHKMDFMAEIISVLDKFEIERDRAQEPNLKNGYGMRGGADAMISSCTLPNGLQAARRSKERFQQLQETVYTLGGPGGSPGQLPGVDYQPLVAHPSKIDHVPRIADFLRRKGGMRAAQASGSPVGSPTMSLSSSPVGIYHDVDAVDATLPPSRMGSLSRRSEKQKLSAVDQYYQDLRINNSLREIFLNRFAHMFHAYEYFVIYPNQAKDEWLSNRETLQNFDKSSFLSDQPEHHRAFLARFLESQMFATLIDNKILAMWEPQPDEQLQLFDQRIKLLRRRHGENMICATSYEPCVLSQDAQQGFEKRLNCIDIEVTPPSEILSNRAAYFRSFPLLEKGVLNQECASSCPH from the exons ATGAACGATTTGGAGCAGCGAACgcagaagacgaagaagacaaaagcagcagcagtagcagcaacaacaacacaagcagACAAACAAATTATGACGACGCGTGAAAATGTTGCCAGCCGTCTGTCCAAATTGATGCTTAACAATAGCAATAGTAACACTAACAATGGCAGCTCAACAGCacaagctgcaacaacaacatcaacgacgacgacggcgtcgacaacagcagcttcGATGGTGTCCATGGTGCAATCACCGCAATCGCCTGGTGAACAATCCGAGTTGAATCAATTGAAACGCGATGCGGATCCGCAATTCTCGCGCTTTGCCGACTACTTTGTGATATGCGGTTTGGATCTGGACACGGGCCTGGAGCCCGATCGCTTTGCAG GCGATAATCTGCATTGTTCGCCGCTGGATCGTGCGTACAAGAGCAAACCATTGGCCCATTATCCGGAGCATGTGACCTGGAATCCATTTGATGCACACGGCATTTGCATG TTGTCGCTGCCCCAAGGATTGCGCTTTCGCACACAGAAGCACAACATTGAGCCGAAGTTTCATTCATTTGCGACGACACGCGAGGACGGCAAACGTTGCTATGGCTTCAGTTTGGTCTTCTACGAGGAGATACGCAATCGCAACATTTGCGGGGCCATCCACACGCTGCAGTCCATGTTCATCACGGAGCTATCGAATGGCCAGCAGACGCATTCGCTGAGCCGCGTCAAGGATGGCCCCGTGAGTCGTTCGTTGCCCAGGCACTTCAAGGTTGCCGGCCAGGCGCCGCAGTCGGCTCAGAGTTATTACGACATCAGCAAGGACAAACTGTTTGTGGCCAAGAGCATTTCATTGATTTGCCAAGCGCCCTACGCATTCGCCGCCCAGCTGTTTCTCAAGAACTTGTATCG TTGTCTTCCACGACAGCCTGGCGCTGGCATCAGTCTCGAGTCGTATGTCTACAACATATTGTATGAGGTGATGTTGCCACAGCCCGGCAAATCCATACGCGTCTATTTGCCACCCATGGAACCGCATCTGGCCGCGATTGCATTGATCCTGCAGCGTCCATCGCTGTCCACTGAACTGCCGCTGCTGGACTTTCCGCTGCGTCTGCTGTTCAGCTATTTGGGAGTGGAATGCGTCATCCAGCTGCTCACCTGTGTGCTCCTCGAGAGTCAGGTGCTGCTGCGCTCAACGG ACTACCAGCGATTGATGATTGTGGGCGAGTGCATTACTTCGTTGCTGTTTCCTTTTATTTGGCCACATGTGTATGCTCCCATTCTGCCCGCTGCACTGCATCATTTTCTGGACGCACCCGTTCCCTTTGTGATGGGTTTGCACGCAGAGTGCGAGGCGGCGCATAAGATTGGCAGCGAGGCGGCGTTATGCTTTGTAGACATTGACAAGAAGCACATACAGCTACCCGAGGAGTTGCCCATCTTCCCCCACAAGATGGACTTTATGGCAGAGATTATCTCGGTGCTGGACAAGTTTGAAATTGAACGGGATCGCGCCCAGGAACCGAACCTGAAGAATGGCTATGGAATGCGTGGCGGCGCCGATGCCATGATCTCCAGTTGCACGCTGCCCAACGGGCTGCAGGCGGCAAGGCGCAGCAAAGAGCGCTTCCAGCAGCTGCAGGAGACGGTGTATACGCTGGGTGGGCCAGGTGGTTCACCTGGACAGCTGCCAGGAGTGGACTATCAGCCACTGGTGGCGCATCCCTCGAAGATTGATCATGTGCCGCGCATTGCGGACTTTTTGCGACGCAAGGGCGGCATGAGAGCGGCACAAGCATCGGGATCCCCGGTGGGAAGTCCAACGATGTCGTTGTCCTCGTCGCCCGTGGGCATTTACCATGATGTGGATGCAGTGGACGCCACGTTGCCGCCATCGCGCATGGGCTCGTTGTCGCGTCGCTCGGAGAAACAAAAGCTTTCCGCCGTGGATCAATACTATCAGGATTTGCGCATCAATAACTCGCTGAGGGAGATCTTCTTGAATCGCTTTGCGCACATGTTTCATGCCTACGAATACTTTGTCATCTATCCCAATCAGGCCAAGGACGAATGGTTGTCGAATCGCGAAACGTTGCAGAACTTTGATAAGTCATCATTTCTGTCCGATCAGCCGGAGCATCATCGTGCGTTTCTGGCGCGCTTTCTAGAAtctcaaatgtttgccacgctCATTGACAACAAAATTCTGGCCATGTGGGAGCCACAGCCCgacgagcagctgcagctcttCGATCAGCGCATCAAGCTGTTGAG ACGTCGGCATGGCGAGAACATGATCTGCGCCACCAGCTATGAGCCGTGTGTGCTCAGCCAGGATGCGCAGCAGGGCTTCGAGAAGCGTCTCAATTGCATCGACATTGAGGTGACGCCGCCCAGCGAGATTCTCTCGAATCGCGCCGCCTACTTTCGCAGCTTCCCGTTGCTCGAGAAGGGCGTGCTGAATCAGGAGTGCGCCTCGAG TTGCCCCCACTAA